The nucleotide sequence ATTACCGGAGGCTTATGAGGCATCATCGCTACCAACAACACCGTAAAGCACGAATTGCCACACAGTTTCGACCTGTATATGAGAACACATCGCGATCAAAACCTTTTGTTCCCAGCCTCCATCGCAGCCTTGGGCTGAACTAGTATATTGAGTAATGAATACCTAACAACACAAAATATATCCAACTTGAAGCCCTACCGCAGCATGATACCGAAAATTTGAAATTATTTGTTGCACGCGAGAAAATGTAAAACGAATTAGCTATCAACACATGGGAATACCGGGGATATCTCCCAATGGACACAATCCTCATACCTCAATGGGTCTTCATGATTTGATGATACCTGATCTCACCACATTGTAACCATTTCAGGCATGTCACGAAAACCTAAGCTAACTGATCAAGACGGCCAATATTAACGATCACGACCACTCAATTGATTAGGCATTTATGTGGGTGCATGGATTAATTACTTCCAACGGCCAACTTTTGACGAAATCGCTTCCAACATCACCCTTTTTTACTACTTCGGTTCGTCTGTTAAATGCCACCCACCGACCATATGCATCAAAATCGCCGAAGAGTCTGTCTTGCAGGACAGGTTCATGCCATGAATAGTGTTTACCACCCGTCGTTGCCACCAGTGTTCTGATTGCTGTAGCCGTCACCACCCCCCACGGCATCAGCGTTGGACCATCCACCGTCCCCGtcaccagcaacaccaaAGCCGTCAGCCTCATCGACAGGAGGGACCTTGCATCGAACTTTGGTGTGGCCGTACTCCTGACAGTTGGAGCACTGAACTTTAGTCCCTGGACACTGGTCAGTCACGATTACGACAATAAGCAACGCAAGTAACTCACAATCCTTCGGCTCGGGGCACTCCTTGCTGAAGTGTCCTTGCTTCTCACAGTTGCGGCAAGTCACAGTCGACATGTCGCGAGGCTGGTCACAGTCTTTGGCGATGTGGCCCTCCTGACCACAGTTGCGGCAAGCACGGCTGCCACCGCCCTGAGGACAATATTTGGCAAAGTGACCCACTACGACAGTTAGAACAACGACAGTGAAAACGTATCATATAGACTCACTCTCGTTGCACTTGCGACATTCGACATTGGCGGGATTGGGGGGCTCCTCGCAGTCAGCGGCCCGGTGACCAGATTGACTACTGCTGTCAGTTCACAGTTCCAGATTCTTCGTTCAAAGCTTACCCGCAATTCTTGCAAGCATTCTTGTCCACACGGGGCTCAGGACCTGATGGATTAGTATCATGTTCAGTTGACGGACTACCAATAAGTCGACTCACAGTCTCTGACACGGTGGCCATCCGCACCGCAGTTGAAGCAAGAGATCTTGACCACATCGGTACGTTCCGTCTTCTCCTGAGTACAAAACTTGGAGATATGTCCAAGTTCCTTGCAGTTCAGACAAAGAGGAACACCTCGATCCACGACTTCGCCAGCGTCATCCAGACGAGAGAGAAGTTCGTCCCGGCTCTTAGGCCATCCTTCGAGCTCACGAGGACGATCAGCATGCTCGACAAAGCGATAAGAAACGGTGTATTTCTTGTCGATATGGCCCTGAAGGTCCATGTTGGTGAAAACAGGGACGAGAGTTCGCTCAGTCGCAATGAGCCAGAGGCCAATGCCGTGGTCGATCAATGCTTCTTGGAGTTGGCGATAAGTAATATCACCATCGACGGCCTTGATGTACTCTTGGACCGCCTCCTTAACGTCGTCGACGTCTCGATCACTGACGGCCTGTTTGATTTTGTTCCAGGCGTCATCAGCGCTGACATCAGCGATGTGGTCGCGGTTAATCTTGCGAGGCTTTTCGCAATTCTTGCGCATGTGGCCTGGGCATATGAGCATAGAGCATCACGCAGCAATGGATGAAACTGACCTTCTTCACCACAGTTCTCGCAGATCATGGGGGGCTTATCGGGACACTCCTTGATCATATGACCAGGCTGCTTACAGAAGCGGCAGGTCATCTCCTGAGGATTGGGACACTCGGCACGGCGGTGACTGAGCCTGTTAGATGATGTGGTTCCCCAGAAAGTTGGCTCTTACCCAGTCTCGCCACAGCCGAAACACTTGTCATCACCAGCGGGCTGTTCGCTTACAAAACCATCGCCGTCGTCGAAACCATCGTTAGCGAAGCCAGTGTTGTTGGTGGATGTGTTTCTGTGAATGTCAGAATATCGGGTTCTAGGTAAGTACAACTGAGAGCACATACCCAGCCTGTCCTCCGCTTGTCCAGTTATCTTCCCCAAAGGTGTTCGCATGGGCCGAACCACCCTGCTCGTTGTTCCAGTCGGACATGATGGAGGAGATCGTCAGCCTGAGTCTAAACGCGGTCGTTACTATATGTGAGCAGAGATGAAATGAGTGTTTAGTGACGACAAATGCAGAACGTAATGGTGTAATGACGGCTCCCTGGATTCCGAGAAGGGAGAAGATAACTCTGGAAACGGATGCCAATAGCAAGCATCTGAAAATATGTCTCGAGATGAGAGGGAGAACGCGGAAAGCGGCTGACGAGGACCGCAAAACATGAAATAGCCAAAACCAAGCAGCAGAACTTCTCAAGACGGTTCCACGACGACAGGGAAATT is from Fusarium musae strain F31 chromosome 4, whole genome shotgun sequence and encodes:
- a CDS encoding hypothetical protein (EggNog:ENOG41); the encoded protein is MSDWNNEQGGSAHANTFGEDNWTSGGQAGNTSTNNTGFANDGFDDGDGFVSEQPAGDDKCFGCGETGHRRAECPNPQEMTCRFCKQPGHMIKECPDKPPMICENCGEEGHMRKNCEKPRKINRDHIADVSADDAWNKIKQAVSDRDVDDVKEAVQEYIKAVDGDITYRQLQEALIDHGIGLWLIATERTLVPVFTNMDLQGHIDKKYTVSYRFVEHADRPRELEGWPKSRDELLSRLDDAGEVVDRGVPLCLNCKELGHISKFCTQEKTERTDVVKISCFNCGADGHRVRDCPEPRVDKNACKNCGQSGHRAADCEEPPNPANVECRKCNEMGHFAKYCPQGGGSRACRNCGQEGHIAKDCDQPRDMSTVTCRNCEKQGHFSKECPEPKDWTKVQCSNCQEYGHTKVRCKVPPVDEADGFGVAGDGDGGWSNADAVGGGDGYSNQNTGGNDGW